In Terriglobus sp. TAA 43, a single window of DNA contains:
- a CDS encoding DUF4142 domain-containing protein produces MNIRTIALSAALFACTVPAAFGQAFSDQDKSLLKDAAEANLAEVKAGELTVKTTKNPDVKMFAQKMITDHRALYNGMKPVAAKAGVTLPTSPSIGEDATYAKLKMLTGETYDKSYVKSMVEDHHQDLDKMKQENQATNNPDIKKLTEHASTVIAEHTKMIDGIAGKMGIQ; encoded by the coding sequence ATGAACATTCGGACGATCGCACTTTCGGCAGCATTGTTTGCATGTACCGTACCGGCAGCTTTCGGGCAGGCCTTTAGCGATCAAGACAAGAGCTTGCTCAAGGACGCGGCGGAAGCCAATCTGGCTGAGGTCAAAGCGGGCGAACTGACCGTGAAGACGACGAAGAACCCGGACGTCAAGATGTTCGCGCAAAAGATGATTACCGATCATCGTGCGCTGTATAACGGCATGAAACCGGTTGCGGCCAAGGCCGGTGTGACTCTGCCGACATCGCCTTCGATTGGCGAGGATGCAACCTATGCCAAGCTGAAGATGCTTACCGGTGAGACATACGACAAGAGCTATGTGAAGTCGATGGTTGAGGATCACCACCAGGATCTGGACAAGATGAAGCAGGAAAATCAGGCAACAAACAATCCAGATATTAAGAAGCTGACGGAACATGCTTCTACTGTGATCGCCGAGCACACGAAGATGATTGATGGCATTGCCGGGAAGATGGGCATTCAGTAA
- a CDS encoding oligopeptidase B, translating to MSNLLNSAKPDAKPPVATRIPHPTHIHNTTLEDDYFWLREKDAPEVREYLEAENAYTEAVMASTKDLQKTLYDEMLSHIKETDTSVPYRDGSHYYYTHTIEGLQYPIYCRRAAASDQSYNANAAEEVILDVNKLAEGQPFMSLGGLGMSPSGSLLAYTTDNTGFRQYTLHIRDLNTGEDLQDTAQRVGSIAWAADSTTLFYSTEDEQTKRQDRVFRHTLGDAQSNDVQVFHEEDERFNVGIGRTRDRKYLVLESGSHTTSECRFVDASQPTAEFALIAPRINDQEYYPDHRHGFFYIRTNDIGKNFRLVVTPVTTPSREHWQELLPEDKEVPLEDFDVFQNFAIASETVLGLDRMRVFRYDDEKLAKNPITVAFPEPTYSAGLSVNRIFDATSFRYSYTSLVTPASVYEYNVNTNESTLLKQQEVPGGFDRTRYAAERIWAIATDGVKVPVSLVYRRDTFHKNGTNPLYVYGYGSYGYALPVGFGSSRLSLLDRGIVMAYAHIRGGGDLGDTWHDAGKMMHKRNTFTDFIVCTEHLVAEGYGASDKVIIEGGSAGGLLMGAVANLRPDLFRIVLSHVPFVDVMNTMLDASLPLTVGEYEEWGNPNEPEAFSYMRSYSPYDNLAAGAYPATLIKTSLNDSQVMYWEPAKFTAKLRTLKTNNDAPLLLHINMDAGHGGASGRYDYLKETAMDYAFILRELAID from the coding sequence ATGAGCAATCTTCTGAACTCCGCCAAGCCGGACGCCAAGCCTCCCGTCGCCACGCGCATCCCGCACCCCACACACATTCACAACACCACGCTCGAAGACGACTACTTCTGGCTACGTGAAAAGGATGCGCCGGAAGTCCGCGAATATCTCGAAGCCGAGAACGCCTACACCGAAGCGGTGATGGCCTCTACGAAGGATCTGCAGAAGACACTCTACGACGAGATGCTTTCGCACATCAAGGAAACGGATACGTCAGTTCCCTATCGCGACGGCAGTCATTACTACTACACGCATACGATCGAAGGCCTTCAGTACCCGATCTATTGCCGCCGAGCCGCGGCCTCCGATCAGAGTTACAACGCAAATGCGGCTGAGGAAGTAATTCTCGACGTCAACAAGCTTGCTGAAGGTCAACCCTTCATGTCTCTCGGTGGACTTGGCATGAGCCCATCCGGCAGCCTGCTGGCCTACACCACAGACAACACCGGCTTTCGCCAGTACACACTGCACATCCGCGATCTGAACACAGGCGAAGACCTGCAAGACACCGCTCAACGCGTGGGTTCCATTGCATGGGCTGCCGATTCAACGACTCTCTTCTACAGCACGGAAGATGAGCAGACCAAACGCCAGGACCGCGTCTTCCGCCACACGCTCGGCGATGCACAATCGAACGATGTTCAGGTCTTTCATGAAGAGGACGAGCGCTTTAACGTCGGCATTGGACGCACACGCGACCGCAAGTATCTCGTTCTGGAATCCGGCTCGCACACCACCAGCGAATGCCGTTTCGTAGACGCATCGCAACCAACAGCGGAATTCGCATTGATCGCACCGCGCATCAACGATCAGGAATACTATCCTGATCATCGCCACGGCTTCTTCTATATCCGCACCAACGACATCGGGAAGAACTTCCGCCTTGTCGTAACGCCAGTAACCACGCCATCGCGCGAACACTGGCAGGAACTGTTGCCGGAAGATAAAGAAGTTCCACTCGAAGACTTCGACGTCTTCCAGAACTTCGCCATTGCATCGGAAACGGTTCTTGGCCTCGATCGCATGCGTGTCTTCCGCTATGACGATGAAAAGCTCGCGAAGAATCCGATCACGGTAGCTTTCCCTGAACCGACTTACTCTGCAGGTCTCAGCGTCAACCGCATCTTTGACGCGACCAGCTTCCGCTACAGCTACACCTCGCTTGTCACACCCGCATCGGTCTACGAGTACAACGTCAACACCAACGAAAGCACGCTGCTGAAACAGCAGGAAGTTCCAGGCGGGTTCGACCGCACGCGTTACGCTGCGGAACGTATCTGGGCCATCGCGACTGATGGTGTAAAGGTTCCTGTCTCACTCGTCTATCGCCGCGACACCTTCCACAAAAACGGCACTAATCCTCTTTACGTCTATGGCTACGGTTCGTATGGATATGCACTCCCCGTAGGTTTTGGATCAAGCCGTCTTTCGTTATTGGACCGCGGCATCGTGATGGCATACGCACACATCCGCGGCGGCGGCGACCTCGGCGACACATGGCACGACGCTGGCAAGATGATGCATAAGCGCAACACCTTCACCGATTTCATCGTGTGCACTGAACATCTCGTCGCCGAAGGCTACGGCGCAAGCGACAAGGTCATCATTGAAGGTGGCAGCGCAGGTGGTCTATTGATGGGTGCCGTTGCCAACCTGCGGCCTGACCTCTTCCGCATCGTGTTATCTCATGTGCCCTTCGTCGACGTGATGAACACGATGCTCGATGCATCACTGCCGCTTACTGTTGGTGAATACGAAGAGTGGGGCAATCCCAACGAGCCCGAAGCCTTCAGTTACATGCGCAGCTACTCGCCATACGACAATCTGGCCGCAGGCGCATATCCCGCAACACTGATCAAGACCAGCTTGAATGATTCGCAGGTAATGTATTGGGAGCCAGCGAAGTTCACGGCAAAGCTGCGCACCTTGAAGACAAACAACGATGCTCCGTTGCTGCTTCACATCAACATGGATGCGGGCCACGGCGGAGCATCTGGTCGCTACGATTACCTGAAAGAAACCGCGATGGATTACGCATTCATCCTGCGCGAACTCGCCATCGACTAA
- a CDS encoding ABC transporter ATP-binding protein — protein MGSMGSLGGGRHLHNAERTARNPSRTISAEMTKKKKLPPMKRVMPEVMKLVKPRLPLLIFSFFVLIINRVCGLVLPASTRFLIDNVMRQHEMSLLPKIVAAVAGATILQGITTYALTQMLSKEGQKLIAEMRVRVQAHIGKLPVKYYDENRSGTLVARIMTDVEGVRNIIGTGLVDFVGALLTASLSFIYLMRLSTGMTLLSFAILGMFGLVIFRAFKVIRPIFRERGAINAEVTGRLTESLGGVRVVKGYHAEAAEAKVFAAGAERLLKNVISSLTAQSVMALTSQVMMGIVGALIMYLGARQVAAGHLTTGGYVTYTMFLTFMIAPLMSMVNIGTQLTEALAGLDRTAEIMNEHDEDAAPRRSVELATITGDVIFQDVHFEYEPGKEVLHGITFEAEPGSVTALVGSSGSGKSTIISLVCAFHDATTGQVLVDGVDLSTVRLDSFRSQLGVVLQETFLFDGTIRDNVKFSRPEATEEEFLEACRIARVDEFAENFAEGYETIVGERGVKLSGGQRQRLSIARAILADPRILILDEATSSLDSESEAMIQQGLNHLMQGRTTFVIAHRLSTIRNANQILVIEAGRIVERGTHAELYLLHGRYRELYDRQHGLEQNLFLAPGEEPVPVE, from the coding sequence ATGGGTTCTATGGGATCGCTGGGTGGCGGAAGACATCTTCACAATGCGGAACGCACGGCAAGGAATCCTTCGCGCACCATCTCTGCGGAGATGACGAAGAAAAAGAAGCTTCCTCCGATGAAGCGTGTGATGCCGGAGGTGATGAAGCTGGTGAAGCCGCGGCTTCCGCTGCTGATCTTCAGCTTTTTTGTGCTCATCATCAATCGCGTATGTGGATTGGTTCTACCTGCTTCGACGCGCTTTCTTATCGATAACGTGATGCGGCAGCATGAGATGTCTCTTTTGCCGAAGATCGTTGCAGCAGTTGCGGGCGCAACGATTCTGCAGGGCATAACGACGTATGCGTTGACGCAGATGCTGTCGAAGGAAGGCCAGAAGCTGATTGCAGAGATGCGGGTGAGGGTGCAGGCCCACATCGGCAAACTTCCTGTGAAGTACTACGACGAGAACCGCTCAGGCACTCTGGTTGCGCGCATCATGACGGACGTGGAGGGCGTGCGCAACATTATTGGCACCGGTCTTGTTGACTTCGTGGGTGCACTGCTGACGGCGAGTCTTTCCTTCATTTACCTGATGCGGTTGTCCACTGGCATGACGTTGTTGAGTTTCGCTATTCTTGGCATGTTTGGACTTGTCATCTTCCGCGCATTCAAGGTGATTCGTCCCATCTTCCGCGAACGCGGCGCTATCAACGCAGAGGTCACGGGAAGGTTGACGGAATCGCTTGGCGGTGTACGCGTGGTGAAGGGGTATCACGCTGAAGCAGCAGAAGCGAAAGTATTTGCTGCGGGCGCGGAGCGTCTGCTGAAGAATGTGATCAGTTCGCTGACCGCGCAATCGGTGATGGCTCTTACATCGCAGGTGATGATGGGTATTGTTGGTGCGCTGATTATGTACCTGGGCGCGCGGCAGGTTGCCGCAGGACATCTCACGACTGGCGGCTATGTTACTTACACCATGTTCCTCACGTTCATGATCGCTCCGCTGATGAGCATGGTGAACATCGGCACGCAGCTCACAGAGGCGCTGGCGGGTCTTGATCGTACCGCCGAGATCATGAATGAGCACGATGAAGACGCAGCGCCGCGACGATCCGTAGAGCTTGCCACCATTACCGGCGACGTGATCTTTCAGGATGTTCATTTTGAATATGAACCGGGCAAGGAAGTGTTGCATGGCATCACGTTTGAAGCGGAACCTGGTTCGGTAACGGCGTTGGTAGGATCGTCGGGCTCTGGTAAATCGACCATCATCTCGTTGGTGTGTGCTTTCCACGATGCGACGACCGGACAGGTGCTGGTGGACGGAGTGGATCTGTCAACGGTGCGCCTGGATAGCTTCCGTTCGCAGTTAGGCGTGGTGCTGCAGGAGACCTTCCTGTTCGATGGAACGATCCGCGACAACGTGAAGTTCTCGCGGCCCGAGGCTACTGAGGAAGAGTTTTTAGAGGCTTGCCGCATTGCACGTGTTGATGAGTTTGCAGAGAACTTCGCCGAGGGCTACGAGACGATCGTGGGTGAGCGTGGCGTGAAGTTGTCCGGTGGTCAACGGCAGCGCCTTTCGATTGCGCGTGCGATCCTTGCGGATCCTCGCATTCTGATTCTGGATGAGGCGACAAGCTCACTGGACTCTGAGAGCGAAGCAATGATTCAGCAGGGTCTAAATCACCTGATGCAGGGACGTACGACATTTGTGATCGCACATCGTCTGAGTACGATTCGCAATGCGAATCAGATTCTTGTGATTGAAGCGGGAAGGATTGTGGAGCGCGGAACACATGCAGAGCTGTATCTGCTGCACGGACGTTATCGCGAGCTATACGACCGTCAACACGGTCTGGAACAAAATCTGTTTCTTGCACCCGGTGAAGAGCCTGTGCCGGTAGAGTAA
- a CDS encoding SCO family protein, translating into MKWFFRNAVFAVVLMAVAGLAGCGKSTERLGSTTQAFTIKGTVLAADLQKGELTLQHEAIPGFMEAMTMPYKLERPEMAKEFHPGDIIRARLLTEKDSDGVYHHTRLNEIAILAQKHLDVTPTANYHVPTKGDAIPDFEMTDQDGKTFRFASLKGEAVLLTFIYTRCPIGDYCPKMSRNFQAIRGMMQNDAAVRDHADFVSASFDPAFDTASVLRAYGKNYVGSNDFSHWQFVRPKDDKALKAMEQFFNVGATPESNGSLTHSLSTILIDRDGHISEWFPGNEWDPADVYAKMKALTAK; encoded by the coding sequence ATGAAGTGGTTTTTCAGGAATGCTGTATTTGCCGTTGTGCTGATGGCTGTTGCTGGGCTGGCGGGCTGCGGTAAGTCAACGGAGCGACTGGGTAGCACGACGCAGGCCTTTACCATTAAGGGCACCGTGCTGGCAGCGGATCTGCAAAAGGGCGAGCTTACGTTGCAGCATGAAGCCATTCCCGGCTTTATGGAAGCCATGACCATGCCATATAAGTTGGAACGTCCTGAGATGGCTAAGGAGTTTCATCCTGGCGACATTATCCGTGCGCGGCTGTTGACGGAAAAGGACTCTGACGGTGTGTATCACCACACACGGTTGAATGAGATTGCCATCCTGGCGCAGAAGCATCTTGATGTAACTCCGACGGCGAACTATCACGTTCCCACGAAGGGCGATGCGATCCCTGATTTTGAAATGACAGATCAGGATGGGAAGACGTTCCGATTCGCTTCGCTGAAGGGCGAAGCGGTTTTGCTGACGTTCATCTATACGCGCTGCCCCATTGGGGATTACTGCCCGAAGATGAGCCGCAATTTCCAGGCGATTCGAGGCATGATGCAGAACGATGCTGCGGTGCGTGACCACGCTGACTTTGTTTCCGCATCGTTTGATCCTGCGTTTGATACAGCAAGTGTGTTGCGTGCGTATGGGAAGAACTATGTTGGCAGCAATGATTTTTCACACTGGCAGTTCGTTCGCCCGAAGGATGACAAAGCGCTGAAGGCGATGGAGCAGTTCTTCAACGTGGGAGCAACGCCGGAGAGCAATGGCAGCCTGACGCATTCGCTTTCGACCATTTTGATCGATCGCGATGGACATATCTCAGAGTGGTTTCCCGGCAACGAGTGGGATCCTGCGGATGTCTACGCAAAGATGAAGGCGCTTACCGCGAAGTAA
- a CDS encoding sugar MFS transporter, whose amino-acid sequence MPALQAAPAGRTSEPALSLFHAAMLLSGFGTVFLGPVLPALAASAHATDSGSGLFFTAQFIGAFFGGITTSHRLYYCLVRGLSAAAAGFLFLAISVGLHAGLLWDVAALLPLGFGVGQMLTSVNLLAAQRFQEQRSSALALINFTWSLGAVTAPFLLGSILSWISLSVVLGAVTALFAIVLTWATWSVRGNLLQEQQQTTHTESHLPRTAFLSFATMLLLYGGVETCLSGWITTFGTRYGNATLRISTLGATALWIGITSGRALTPLLLKFLRERIFLIATLSAATIIVALLSRSSGAITIALLAALLGLSLAAWFPLVLSAMIGRGASARETGIIIALSGIGAAILPLLLGMVSRSTGSLRTALAVPLTGLLLLILLAVFTRSSTSAKSV is encoded by the coding sequence ATGCCCGCATTACAGGCTGCGCCGGCCGGGCGCACATCTGAGCCTGCTCTTTCACTTTTTCATGCGGCCATGCTGCTCTCTGGATTCGGCACCGTCTTTCTCGGCCCTGTTCTTCCAGCGCTCGCAGCCAGTGCCCACGCCACCGACTCCGGCAGCGGCCTCTTTTTCACCGCGCAGTTCATCGGCGCATTTTTCGGCGGCATCACCACATCGCATCGTCTGTACTACTGCCTGGTTCGCGGATTGTCCGCTGCAGCCGCTGGCTTTCTGTTCCTCGCAATTTCCGTCGGGCTACATGCGGGCCTGCTTTGGGATGTGGCAGCACTCCTCCCGCTTGGCTTCGGTGTAGGACAGATGCTTACATCCGTAAACCTGCTGGCAGCGCAGCGTTTTCAGGAGCAACGAAGCTCCGCACTGGCCCTCATCAATTTCACGTGGAGTCTTGGCGCAGTCACCGCTCCTTTTCTCCTGGGGAGCATCCTGTCGTGGATATCGCTATCCGTTGTTCTTGGCGCCGTTACCGCACTCTTCGCCATTGTGCTTACCTGGGCAACGTGGTCTGTTCGCGGCAATCTATTGCAAGAGCAACAACAGACCACGCATACAGAAAGCCATCTTCCTCGCACCGCATTTCTCTCCTTCGCCACGATGCTTCTTCTTTACGGCGGCGTGGAAACATGCCTGAGCGGATGGATCACCACGTTCGGCACACGCTACGGCAATGCCACTCTCCGCATCAGCACATTAGGTGCAACGGCACTCTGGATTGGGATTACAAGCGGCCGCGCGCTCACCCCCTTACTACTGAAATTTCTTCGTGAACGCATCTTCCTTATCGCAACCTTAAGCGCTGCGACGATCATCGTTGCGCTGTTAAGCCGTTCCAGCGGAGCAATAACGATCGCGCTCCTGGCCGCACTTCTTGGGCTGTCTCTTGCAGCATGGTTTCCGCTGGTCCTCTCCGCCATGATCGGCCGCGGAGCCTCGGCGCGTGAAACCGGCATCATCATCGCACTCTCCGGAATTGGCGCGGCCATTTTGCCTCTCCTGCTGGGCATGGTTTCGCGCAGCACCGGATCGCTGCGCACAGCCCTGGCCGTTCCGCTCACAGGACTACTCCTGCTGATTCTGTTGGCGGTATTTACCCGGTCTTCCACATCGGCAAAAAGCGTATAA
- a CDS encoding PD-(D/E)XK nuclease family protein produces the protein MSAAAANLLPNRLGDLMTAMQRGATVLTPNVRSARTLTRLYDAERRAEGLTAWQPARVFSWSGWTSSLWNEAILLGHVQSVLLNSLQEQSLWMRILEASGDLGLQSARSVARQCSRAMRLLGSSDLEDTFARTPASAVSDAAAFHGWYRDFLSACQSEQLLPSSHLDAELSSLFRRNTSITEKEYILYGFDALLPSQRSLLSALEHASATIEHLPADMPQQTSPTLVRCDDPHAEIDACCQWVRDTLATNPTARIAIVVPDLQECRSVLERTLRVTVAPWLEDVTQPHSSSPYEFSTGRPLPQLPMVADALLLLRWCASAVSVEDAGAILRSPFISLAPSPERGAELEAWTLRNTRKFRSATGLSGTITLRESQRLLHKEDPHTSSHVEELAKAAAPWTQSTHSFASFSDGARKLLETAGWPGNDLDSNEFQAQQRWNEVLDRVATLDLLGGHTTFAEWLETLTATLHETIFAPENTGAPIQVMTPSEAAGNTSDFLWFLHADEQTWPQHTSSSPLLPARFQRALRMPGSDTLVDEESAQQITLRCFNSAATACFSYAAARSEGESRPSPLVSALPGVQRENAFVSSTPTAIPLEDHVDPLSLPDLSGIASGGVGILTEQAQCGFRAFALHRLQTREMESIEAGLSAGERGDEVHTALQLFWDNCKTHEQLSTLNKTRYDDGTTARDTLLAECIAQALPARPAAGWDSAYIEVQRKRLHRLLSDWLDFESLRKPFWVEGMEVEVDEAHIGPLAMNLRVDRIDRIPLADGSEATLLIDYKTGSAERKDWFGDRPDAPQLPLYAIASGIPDVQGIAFGRVRVGRLGMNFEEMLADRALLGDQASKGRRTEPTFAERMEEWQHDLTTLAEAFARSEAVVEPKDYLITCKRCPSRLLCRVDVTRLEPDDDTLEETEEEGAV, from the coding sequence ATGTCAGCCGCCGCAGCGAATCTGCTACCGAACCGCCTGGGCGACCTGATGACGGCCATGCAGCGCGGTGCGACTGTTCTCACACCGAACGTTCGCTCAGCTCGCACTCTGACCCGCCTCTACGACGCGGAGCGCCGCGCCGAAGGACTGACCGCATGGCAACCGGCGCGTGTCTTTTCCTGGAGCGGCTGGACATCCTCCCTCTGGAACGAAGCCATCCTTCTCGGCCACGTCCAGTCGGTCCTGCTCAACAGCCTGCAAGAGCAATCACTATGGATGCGCATTCTCGAGGCCTCTGGCGATCTCGGCTTGCAATCCGCGCGCTCCGTCGCACGCCAATGTAGTCGCGCCATGCGTCTCCTCGGGTCGTCCGATCTGGAAGATACCTTCGCCCGCACGCCCGCAAGCGCAGTTTCAGACGCGGCCGCATTTCACGGCTGGTATCGCGATTTTCTAAGCGCCTGCCAAAGCGAACAACTGTTGCCCAGCTCGCATCTGGATGCGGAACTCAGCAGTCTCTTCCGTCGCAACACCTCCATCACGGAGAAGGAATACATTCTCTACGGCTTCGATGCCCTGCTCCCATCACAGCGTTCGTTGCTGAGTGCGCTGGAACACGCAAGTGCAACCATCGAGCATCTGCCCGCGGATATGCCGCAGCAAACGTCGCCAACGCTGGTTCGCTGCGACGATCCTCACGCAGAAATCGACGCCTGTTGCCAATGGGTGCGCGACACGCTGGCGACCAATCCCACCGCACGAATCGCCATCGTCGTACCTGACCTGCAGGAATGCCGCTCCGTACTCGAACGAACTCTCCGCGTCACCGTCGCACCCTGGCTCGAAGACGTAACGCAGCCTCACAGCAGTTCGCCGTACGAGTTTTCGACCGGACGGCCGCTCCCGCAACTTCCCATGGTTGCAGACGCACTGCTCCTGCTTCGCTGGTGCGCCTCGGCCGTATCCGTCGAAGATGCAGGAGCCATTCTCCGCAGCCCTTTCATATCGCTCGCGCCCTCCCCTGAGCGTGGTGCTGAGTTAGAGGCCTGGACACTTCGCAACACGCGTAAATTCCGCAGCGCCACCGGCCTCAGCGGCACCATCACCCTGCGCGAATCGCAGCGCCTTCTGCACAAAGAAGATCCCCATACCTCCAGCCACGTAGAAGAACTCGCAAAAGCAGCCGCCCCGTGGACACAGTCCACGCACAGCTTTGCCAGCTTTTCAGACGGTGCGCGCAAGTTGCTGGAAACCGCAGGATGGCCAGGAAACGATCTGGACAGCAACGAATTCCAGGCACAACAGCGCTGGAACGAGGTACTCGACCGTGTCGCCACACTGGACCTGCTCGGCGGCCACACCACCTTCGCAGAATGGCTGGAGACACTCACCGCAACACTGCACGAGACGATCTTCGCCCCCGAAAACACCGGCGCGCCCATCCAGGTAATGACACCTTCCGAAGCCGCCGGCAACACCAGCGACTTCCTCTGGTTTCTCCACGCAGACGAGCAGACCTGGCCGCAACACACCTCGTCCAGCCCGCTGCTCCCCGCCCGCTTTCAACGTGCATTGCGCATGCCCGGATCGGATACGCTCGTCGATGAGGAATCCGCTCAGCAGATCACACTGCGCTGCTTCAACAGCGCCGCCACGGCCTGTTTTAGCTACGCCGCCGCGCGTTCCGAAGGAGAGTCTCGCCCCTCGCCGCTGGTCTCTGCTCTTCCTGGCGTTCAGCGTGAGAACGCTTTCGTCTCCAGCACCCCAACCGCCATCCCGTTGGAAGATCACGTTGATCCTCTCTCACTCCCTGACCTCTCCGGTATCGCATCCGGCGGCGTTGGCATCCTCACCGAACAAGCCCAATGCGGCTTCCGCGCCTTCGCGCTCCATCGCCTGCAGACCCGCGAGATGGAAAGCATCGAAGCCGGTCTCTCAGCAGGAGAGCGCGGCGACGAAGTACATACGGCACTTCAACTCTTCTGGGACAACTGCAAGACACACGAACAGTTATCGACCCTCAACAAGACGCGCTACGACGATGGCACAACAGCGCGCGATACCCTCCTTGCCGAATGCATAGCGCAGGCGCTTCCCGCACGCCCTGCCGCTGGATGGGACAGCGCCTACATCGAAGTGCAGCGCAAACGCCTGCACCGCCTGCTGTCCGACTGGCTCGACTTCGAATCCCTTCGCAAACCATTCTGGGTAGAAGGCATGGAGGTCGAAGTGGACGAAGCCCACATCGGCCCGCTCGCCATGAATCTTCGCGTAGACCGAATCGACCGCATCCCACTTGCCGACGGCAGCGAAGCCACACTTCTCATCGACTACAAAACCGGCTCGGCCGAGCGCAAAGATTGGTTTGGCGACCGCCCCGACGCACCACAACTCCCGCTGTACGCCATTGCAAGCGGCATCCCTGACGTGCAAGGCATCGCCTTCGGGCGTGTTCGCGTTGGCAGACTCGGCATGAACTTCGAAGAGATGCTCGCCGACCGCGCACTCCTTGGCGATCAAGCCTCGAAAGGGCGTCGCACCGAACCCACCTTCGCGGAACGAATGGAAGAGTGGCAGCATGACCTCACCACACTGGCCGAAGCATTCGCTCGCAGCGAG